Within Acidiferrobacterales bacterium, the genomic segment AGCAGCGGAATTGAATCCGCGTAGGCCTGTCCGATTCCGGTCGACGCATTGGTTACGCCAGGACCCGTGATTATCGTGCACACCCCGGGTTGACCCGTCACTCTGGCATAACCGTCAGCCATAAAACTGGCACCCTGTTCATTTCGGGGTGTAACGGTACGAATCTTTGCGCTTTGAATTCCGCGATATAACTCAAGGGTATGTTCACCTGGAATTCCAAATACGACTGAAACGCCATATTGCTTTAGAAGCTCCATGAGTGCTTCACCGCATGTTTTCATCTTAAAAACTCACCTCAAATCTTCAGGCATGAATTCAAAAGGAGTAAAACCTCAATGAGCGGAAAAGACAATCCATCTGAACACATGTGAAACACCATCACAACTGACCGCAGCGTGTTTTACCTAAATGTCAAAGCCCCGTATGCCGCACTGGTACAGGAACATAACCGACATTGCTGTAAGGTATGTCCGAACATCACGTATTATCGTCAACATTCACGGTGTTGTGGAACTGGGTCTTTCACAAATTCTCTTACACCGATGAGCAAAACAGTCAGATACCATAAAAGGCCAGTCAATGAACAATAAAACGCGTAGCATCGCAGTAAAGCCCGCACTCGAATCGATCGACTATTACATGGTTGGGATCTCCAGGCTTGCAGGCTTCAGCAATCCAATCAAACTGTCTTCAAATGAATCCGCTCTCGGCATGAGTCCGCTGGCTTTGGAAGCCTGTAAAAAATCTGCCGGTCAATGTCACCTGTATCCGGAAGTCGATACAGAAAAACTCGCGCAAGCCATCGCTTCCCGTCACCGGCTCAACCCTGAAAGGATGGCCTTTGGACCCGGTTCTGACGAATTGCTTCAGAGAATCGTCAACGCATTCACAGGTCCGGGACAACAGCTTGTTCACAGTAAAAACGCCTACATGCAATTTCCGATCTACGCCAAACTCGCCGGCGCAACGGCGGTTGCTGCCGAAGATGTCGATTTGCGCTACAGTATTGATTCAATCCTGGGACAGGTAACCGAAAAAACCCGCTGCGTACTGCTGGCCAACCCCGATAACCCGTCAGGAACATACCTAGGCGGTGACGAAATCCGCCGACTGCACCGCTCTTTGCCGGCTAATGTGCTTGTGATCATAGATGCCGCCTACGACGAATATGCCCTGGCTGATGATTACGAGAGTGGGACAAATCTGGTGCATGAATTCGAAAATATCATTGTGACGCGCACATTCTCCAAAGTCCATGGAATGGCCGGGCTGCGACTTGGGTGGTGTTACGGCCCGAAATGGGTCATCGAACTTTTAACCCGTATTGGGCCTTCTTTTCCGGTAAATACAATCGCGAATGCCGCTGGAATCGCCAGTATGCAAGACTTGCAGCACACTGCAAAAGTACTGGATCACAACAGCAGGTGGATTCACACCCTGGGCGACGAATTTGCCAAATTGGGACTTAAAGTCTACCCGAGTCAAACCAACTTCATACTGGTTCAGTTTCCGCCTGATTGCGGCGCAAGTGCGAGTCAGACCAATCGGCACTTAAATGCAAATGGCATCATTCCCAGACAGTTCGCATTGGAGGACTTTTCCGATAAATTGCGCTTTACAGTTGGCACTGGAGATGAAATGGAAAAAACCATCGATGTCATGCAACGATTCTTCCATTCGCGTTAAGCAAGCTTTGCTTTGCCGAAACAAAACCTGACCGCTTGCAGCTGCACTTGGCGCAGCTGTTTTGACGATAAACTATGCGACTAATTCAGTGCGCTGGAGTTGTGGCCATTGAAATCATTGTAATAAGGCCGGTCACCGACAATCGTTACCCGATTCATGATCCTGTGAGCCGCTCCGTAGTTGTGCGAGGCATAATGCTGCGTGCAGCGATTGTCCCAAAACGCGACATCTCCCACTTCCCAGTGGTGACGGATTTGAAAATCAGGCAGCTGCGAATGCTGAAAAAGAATTTTCAGCAGTCCTGCACTTTCGGGTTCCGACAGCTCATTGATTCGGCAGGTGTAATATTCATTGACATAAAGTGCCGTGCGTCCGGTCTCCGGATGGGTTCGCAAAACGGGGGTGAGTTTGCAGCGGAAACGCGTCCATAAGTTTTCTCACCTCCTGTTCTCCGTCCGGCTTCATTCTTAATGAAGTTCCCCAGCCTCTTTCAATTGAGTGCTGCGCGGTTAATGATTCGAGCAAATTTTTTATCGGTTCGGACAAAGTGTCGTAGGCGGCATACATGCTCGAAAACAGCGTGTCTCCTCCAGATTCAGGGATTTTTCTGGCAAGCAGAATCGATCCCATAGATGGCGCCACCTGATAGGTGACGTCCGTATGCCAGTAATGTTCGGCATCGGCCGCGCGGCCTTTTGATTCGATGATGGTCAGACGCGGGTCGTCCTGGTTGCAGTCAAACACCGGGTGCGGCTCGTCAAGTTCTCCGAATTGCGCACCCAGACGAATGTGCTGAGATTCGGACAGGCTTTGATTTTTAAAGAACAATACCCCGAACTCCAGCAGCGCAGATCTGATTTCAGCGACAGTTTGTTCTCCTAAGTCTGTGCTGAGATCGACACGGTCTACAAATGCCCCCAGATGCGGGGAGCGGCGTGTGCATTGAATATTCTGGTAACTCATAATCATACCCCTATCGTTATTGGTTAAACTATAAGGTCACCAAACGCGGGCGAAAGTCTTAATGCCCGCAGGAGCATTGCATCAATACAAATACGCACTTTCACATCATGTTGACTCATACCTGCAAGCGCGTTCGCAGCAGCTGAAGTCAATACCCGTTTTGATCGAGGATTTGTCTATGTCGAATCAGGAACGACCGTGCTGGATTGAAACAATCGATCCGCAAGATGCTGATCCCCATCTGCATAAGGTCTATCAGAAACTTAAAACTACCCACAACAAACTTCACAATCTCTACCGCGCGGCTTCTTTACAGCCCAAAGCGATTTTATCGGCAGATCAGCATTTTCGCGACGTCCTGCATAACGAATCAAACCATTCGGATTTGTGGTTTCTGGAACTTCTGGCAACCCAGGTGGCGATCGCAGCCGACTGTCACTATGCGTTGACCCATCACGGAGCAAACTTTAAAACACTTTTAGGTGATGATGAACTCGCAGAATCGATGATCGAAGCGATTCGCTGCCAAAATTTTCACGACCCATCATTCAACTCCCGTCAGGCGGCGCTGCTCGCATTCGGATCGAAGCTGACGCGCGACCCCCAAAGCATGTCTGAAGACGACATCGTAACGCTGCGCAATGCAGGGATTTCGGACACGGAAATTCTTGAAGCCGTACAGGTCATCGCCTCGTTTGCTTACTGGGTCAGATTCATCAATGCCCTTGGCATCAGTCTGGGTGACGAAAAAATCGGCATGTACCGGTAAATCAACCGGAACTCGTCATTCCCTGTCAGTTCCCGGCCGCCTGCATACCGCTTTGCGCGGCGCGCTGCGCCATGATTTCGTCCATCCAGTCTGGATTCATTTGCGGCACCGACGACAGCAGCAACTCGGTATAGGCAGGGTGCGGTGGGGTAAGAACCTCGGCTTTTGGACCTTGTTCCACAATCTTCCCCTGATACATGACCACAATGCGATCAGCGACAGCACGTACGGTCGCTAAATCGTGTGTGATGAACATGTAGGCAAGCCCCAGTTCCTGCTGCAGACGGTCGAGCAGCCGTAATATGCCTTCGGCAACAAGCTGGTCAAGCGCGGATGTGATTTCGTCGCAAATGATAAAACTTGGATCTGCCGCAAGTGCGCGGGCGATGGAAACCCGCTGCTTTTGTCCGCCCGACAATTCTTCGGGAAGCCGGTCGAGGTATTGATTCGGTTCCATTTCAATCATTTCCATCAGTTCGTTGAGACGACGCTGTTTTTCCGCGCCTTCCAATCCGAGGTAAAACCCAAGCGGACGGCCGATAATCTTGCGGATTTTATGCCTCGGATTCAGTGCAGTGTCAGCCATCTGATAAATCATCTGGATTTCCTTAAGCTGTTTATAGCTTCGGGCATGAAGCGCAGGCGGCAGCGCCTGTCCTTTAAACTCAACCCGGCCCTGCTGAGGCGGCAAAAGTCCAGTGATGACCCGGGCGGCTGTGCTTTTTCCACTGCCTGACTCACCGACAATCGCTACGGTTTCACCGCGATGGATATCAAAACCGACATCACTGAGAACAGTTTCGGCTGCCCGCGGATATCTGGCCGTGACATTGACAACGCGCACCAGCGGCTGCGCTTTTTCCGTATTCGCAATGCAAGTCTTTTTGAACGAACGAACCGCCCACAGCGACTTGGTGTAGTCTTGTTCGGGCTGCGCGAGCATGGTGCGGGTTTGTGCTTCCTCAACCAGCTCACCGTAACGCAAAACGATAATCCTGTCAGCCATCTGCGCAACTACAGCAAGATCATGGGAGATGTAAATTGCGGCGGTGTTGAAATACTCAACAATATTGCGAATCGTAGCCAGCACTTCAATCTGCGTGGTGACATCCAGTGCAGTAGTGGGTTCATCAAAAATGATTAAATCCGGCCGGCACGAAAGCGCCATGGCAGTCATCGCTCTTTGCAGCTGCCCGCCGGAAACCTGATGAGGATAGCGAAAACCGATGTTGTCGGGGTCTGGCATTTTTATTTTTTCATACAAATCCCTGGCATCAGCATAAGCCTCGTCTTTGGTGCCGACCCGGTGGTAAATCACAGTTTCAGAGAACTGATCGATGAGTTTGTGCGCCGGGTTGAAAGAAGCCGCTGCGCTTTGGGCAACGTAAGCAATGCGCGATCCGCGCAGACCGCGCTTGTGTTCTTCACTGGCCTGCGTCAATTCAACCCCTTCGAACTGTATGCTCCCTGACTTAATCCTGCAGCCGGCCTTGCAATACCCCATCGAAGCGATGCCGATGGTCGATTTTCCAGCACCTGACTCACCAATGAGACCCAACACTTCTCCGCGGCGCAGGCTTGCGGTGAACCCCTTTACGATGGGGTGCCAGCGCTCTTCACTGTAACCGTCAATGTACAGGTCTTTAATTTGCAGCAAAGGTGTATCAGAATCACAGGTCATCTTTCAGTCCCGAAGTCTTATGCAAAAACCAGTCAATTACAAAATTTACGGCAATGGTCAAAAGTGCAATCGCCGCCGCAGGGATCAGTGGCGTGTAGTCGTCAAAAGTGATCAGTACAGCCGTTTGTCTGACCATGGATCCCCAGTCTGCAATGGGTGGCTGAATACCAATCCCCAAAAAACTCAAAGCGCTGATGGTCAGGAAGACGAAACAGAATCTCAACCCGAATTCCGCTGCCAGCGGTGATGAAATATTCGGCAGGATTTCCTGAATCGTAATCCACGGCAGTTTTTCGCCGCGCAGTTTCGCGGCCTCTATAAAATCCATGACCGCGACATTCATACTCACCGCCCGCGTGATGCGAAATATCCGGGTAGCGTCAATTACACTCATAATCACAATCAGATTGATAATTGAGGTGCCAAATATAGACAGCAGCAGCATCGCAAATATCAATGCTGGAATGGCCATGAAAATATCACAAATACGACTCATCAGCTGATCCAGCCAGCCACCGA encodes:
- a CDS encoding histidinol-phosphate transaminase; the protein is MNNKTRSIAVKPALESIDYYMVGISRLAGFSNPIKLSSNESALGMSPLALEACKKSAGQCHLYPEVDTEKLAQAIASRHRLNPERMAFGPGSDELLQRIVNAFTGPGQQLVHSKNAYMQFPIYAKLAGATAVAAEDVDLRYSIDSILGQVTEKTRCVLLANPDNPSGTYLGGDEIRRLHRSLPANVLVIIDAAYDEYALADDYESGTNLVHEFENIIVTRTFSKVHGMAGLRLGWCYGPKWVIELLTRIGPSFPVNTIANAAGIASMQDLQHTAKVLDHNSRWIHTLGDEFAKLGLKVYPSQTNFILVQFPPDCGASASQTNRHLNANGIIPRQFALEDFSDKLRFTVGTGDEMEKTIDVMQRFFHSR
- a CDS encoding TauD/TfdA family dioxygenase, with the translated sequence MRTHPETGRTALYVNEYYTCRINELSEPESAGLLKILFQHSQLPDFQIRHHWEVGDVAFWDNRCTQHYASHNYGAAHRIMNRVTIVGDRPYYNDFNGHNSSALN
- a CDS encoding TauD/TfdA family dioxygenase, with protein sequence MSYQNIQCTRRSPHLGAFVDRVDLSTDLGEQTVAEIRSALLEFGVLFFKNQSLSESQHIRLGAQFGELDEPHPVFDCNQDDPRLTIIESKGRAADAEHYWHTDVTYQVAPSMGSILLARKIPESGGDTLFSSMYAAYDTLSEPIKNLLESLTAQHSIERGWGTSLRMKPDGEQEVRKLMDAFPLQTHPRFANPSGDRTHGTLCQ
- a CDS encoding peroxidase-related enzyme (This protein belongs to a clade of uncharacterized proteins related to peroxidases such as the alkylhydroperoxidase AhpD.), with translation MSNQERPCWIETIDPQDADPHLHKVYQKLKTTHNKLHNLYRAASLQPKAILSADQHFRDVLHNESNHSDLWFLELLATQVAIAADCHYALTHHGANFKTLLGDDELAESMIEAIRCQNFHDPSFNSRQAALLAFGSKLTRDPQSMSEDDIVTLRNAGISDTEILEAVQVIASFAYWVRFINALGISLGDEKIGMYR
- a CDS encoding ABC transporter ATP-binding protein; this translates as MTCDSDTPLLQIKDLYIDGYSEERWHPIVKGFTASLRRGEVLGLIGESGAGKSTIGIASMGYCKAGCRIKSGSIQFEGVELTQASEEHKRGLRGSRIAYVAQSAAASFNPAHKLIDQFSETVIYHRVGTKDEAYADARDLYEKIKMPDPDNIGFRYPHQVSGGQLQRAMTAMALSCRPDLIIFDEPTTALDVTTQIEVLATIRNIVEYFNTAAIYISHDLAVVAQMADRIIVLRYGELVEEAQTRTMLAQPEQDYTKSLWAVRSFKKTCIANTEKAQPLVRVVNVTARYPRAAETVLSDVGFDIHRGETVAIVGESGSGKSTAARVITGLLPPQQGRVEFKGQALPPALHARSYKQLKEIQMIYQMADTALNPRHKIRKIIGRPLGFYLGLEGAEKQRRLNELMEMIEMEPNQYLDRLPEELSGGQKQRVSIARALAADPSFIICDEITSALDQLVAEGILRLLDRLQQELGLAYMFITHDLATVRAVADRIVVMYQGKIVEQGPKAEVLTPPHPAYTELLLSSVPQMNPDWMDEIMAQRAAQSGMQAAGN
- a CDS encoding ABC transporter permease; this translates as MVTGRFAAGFDGSLKAKRALSELRRAPLSAKLGLFIIAAYIFLALFAPWVAPFGESEIVGKKFQPWDDRFLLGTDHLGRDMLTRVIFGARNTVGIALLTTILAFVLGAVSGILAAVLGGWLDQLMSRICDIFMAIPALIFAMLLLSIFGTSIINLIVIMSVIDATRIFRITRAVSMNVAVMDFIEAAKLRGEKLPWITIQEILPNISSPLAAEFGLRFCFVFLTISALSFLGIGIQPPIADWGSMVRQTAVLITFDDYTPLIPAAAIALLTIAVNFVIDWFLHKTSGLKDDL